In Spartobacteria bacterium, a genomic segment contains:
- the gnd gene encoding decarboxylating NADP(+)-dependent phosphogluconate dehydrogenase, with the protein MSKKADIGLIGLAVMGENLALNIERNGFTVAVYNRTQSKVDRFMNSRGRGKQFVACKDLEAMTSSLSKPRKIMLMLKAGHPVDATIDVLTDLLEPGDIIIDGGNSLYSDTERRLNALATRQINYVGTGISGGEEGALNGPSIMPGGEEAAWPSLKPIFEAIAAKADDTTPCCTWIGSGGAGHFVKMVHNGIEYGDMQIICEGFQLLRDVLHMSCDDMSVCFQAWNNDLLDSYLTQITYEILAFKDDNNQPLIESILDKAGQKGTGKWTINAALDFGTPLTLISEAVFARLLSSMKTQRMHISSLYPAPAAPVIEHQDEVIAHIQSALYVAKICSYAQGFALLQAASKANDWQLDFAAIARIWRGGCIIRSSFLDDIATAYEQAESRTNIMLAPYFIDALQTHIPSLRTMVGLAAQAGIPVPALSSALSYFDGLRTAKLPANLLQAQRDYFGAHMYQRLDAGDEQFFHTDWTGHGGQTASTAYSV; encoded by the coding sequence ATGAGTAAAAAGGCTGATATCGGACTGATTGGACTGGCAGTCATGGGGGAAAATCTGGCGCTAAATATAGAGCGGAACGGATTCACTGTCGCGGTATATAATCGGACGCAGAGCAAGGTCGACCGATTCATGAACTCGCGCGGCAGGGGAAAGCAGTTTGTCGCCTGCAAGGATCTGGAAGCGATGACATCAAGTCTTTCTAAACCCCGAAAAATCATGCTGATGCTAAAGGCAGGCCATCCCGTGGATGCGACCATCGACGTTCTGACAGACCTGCTCGAACCTGGCGATATCATTATCGACGGAGGGAATTCACTCTATTCAGATACAGAGCGGAGGCTGAACGCGCTGGCAACACGTCAAATAAACTACGTGGGAACCGGTATTTCAGGCGGCGAAGAAGGCGCACTGAACGGCCCGTCCATTATGCCGGGCGGCGAAGAAGCAGCATGGCCGTCCTTGAAACCCATATTTGAGGCGATTGCCGCCAAAGCCGATGACACCACTCCCTGTTGCACCTGGATTGGGTCGGGCGGAGCTGGTCATTTCGTGAAAATGGTTCATAACGGCATCGAATATGGCGATATGCAGATTATCTGCGAGGGCTTTCAGCTTCTTCGCGACGTGCTGCACATGTCCTGCGATGACATGAGCGTCTGTTTTCAGGCATGGAATAATGATCTGCTCGACAGCTATCTCACTCAGATCACCTATGAAATCCTTGCATTTAAAGATGATAACAACCAGCCGCTGATCGAATCCATCCTGGATAAAGCCGGGCAGAAAGGGACTGGAAAATGGACCATTAATGCCGCGCTGGATTTTGGCACGCCGCTGACACTAATCAGCGAGGCGGTTTTTGCACGACTACTGTCCTCCATGAAAACACAGCGGATGCACATTTCGTCGCTCTATCCTGCACCGGCAGCCCCGGTCATCGAACATCAGGATGAAGTGATTGCGCACATTCAGAGTGCATTATATGTGGCCAAAATATGTTCCTACGCCCAGGGATTTGCCTTACTGCAGGCCGCCAGCAAAGCCAATGACTGGCAGTTAGATTTTGCGGCCATTGCTCGGATATGGCGTGGTGGATGCATTATTCGTTCTTCTTTTCTCGATGACATCGCGACGGCCTATGAACAAGCGGAATCACGGACAAACATAATGCTGGCACCCTATTTCATTGATGCGCTGCAAACACATATCCCCTCTCTGCGAACCATGGTCGGACTGGCGGCGCAGGCTGGTATTCCCGTTCCAGCCTTGTCCTCTGCTCTGAGTTATTTTGACGGATTGCGCACCGCAAAGCTGCCTGCCAATTTATTACAGGCACAGCGAGACTATTTCGGGGCGCATATGTATCAGCGCCTCGACGCAGGTGATGAGCAGTTCTTCCATACCGACTGGACCGGACACGGCGGACAAACCGCATCCACAGCCTATTCCGTTTAA